In Pseudomonadota bacterium, a single genomic region encodes these proteins:
- a CDS encoding DNA-directed RNA polymerase subunit beta, which produces SGRVLLAKGTILTQEGLNAILRKYWGQIEVEKHGEELKTIAERLGRQIAAIEERFQEKIGKLSKGDELPPGVIKMVKVYIAIKRKLQVGDKMAGRHGNKGVVSRILPAEDMPYLADGMPVDIVLNPLGVPSRMNVGQILETHLGWAGYLLGEQLQHQLTRSTEELRSRLRTIFKTGSVRELIDDLDVASLVEFRRALGKGVHLATPVFDGATEAEIRELLSLASVKASGQTRLYDGRTGEAFDQEVTVGIMYMLKLHHLVDDKIHARSIGPYSLVTQQPLGGKAQFGGQRLGEMEVWAMEAYGAAYALQEFLTVKSDDVQGRTRMYEAIVKGDHSLDAGLPESFNVLMKELQALCLNIELIETGGTSPKVDDVLAAEEE; this is translated from the coding sequence CAGCGGCAGGGTGCTGCTCGCGAAGGGAACGATTCTGACGCAGGAGGGGCTGAATGCGATCTTGCGCAAGTACTGGGGGCAGATCGAAGTCGAGAAGCATGGCGAGGAGCTGAAGACCATCGCCGAGCGTCTTGGACGTCAGATTGCCGCGATCGAGGAGCGCTTTCAGGAAAAGATCGGCAAGCTCTCGAAGGGAGATGAGCTGCCACCGGGTGTGATCAAGATGGTGAAGGTCTATATCGCCATCAAGCGTAAGCTGCAGGTGGGCGACAAGATGGCCGGGCGGCACGGTAACAAGGGCGTAGTAAGTCGTATTCTCCCCGCGGAGGACATGCCCTATCTGGCGGATGGAATGCCGGTGGATATCGTGCTCAATCCTCTGGGTGTGCCCAGCCGCATGAACGTGGGGCAGATTCTCGAAACGCATCTGGGTTGGGCCGGTTATCTGCTCGGAGAGCAGCTGCAGCATCAGTTGACTCGATCGACCGAGGAGCTGCGGTCACGGCTGAGGACCATTTTCAAGACCGGGAGTGTACGAGAGCTGATCGACGACCTCGATGTGGCAAGCCTGGTCGAGTTCAGGCGGGCGCTCGGAAAAGGTGTGCACCTGGCCACGCCGGTATTTGACGGTGCGACCGAGGCAGAGATCAGGGAGCTGCTCAGCCTGGCGAGTGTCAAGGCCAGCGGACAGACGCGTCTGTACGACGGTCGAACGGGCGAGGCGTTTGACCAAGAGGTCACGGTCGGGATCATGTATATGCTGAAGCTGCATCATCTCGTGGACGACAAGATCCACGCGCGCAGCATCGGGCCCTACTCGCTTGTGACGCAGCAGCCGCTGGGTGGAAAGGCACAGTTCGGTGGCCAGCGTTTGGGTGAGATGGAGGTCTGGGCCATGGAAGCCTACGGTGCCGCCTATGCGTTACAGGAATTCTTGACCGTAAAGTCCGACGATGTGCAGGGGCGAACGCGTATGTACGAGGCGATCGTCAAGGGTGACCACAGCTTGGATGCCGGGTTGCCCGAGAGCTTCAATGTGTTGATGAAAGAGCTTCAAGCGCTGTGCCTCAACATTGAACTCATAGAGACCGGAGGGACATCGCCCAAGGTCGACGATGTCCTTGCTGCGGAGGAGGAATAA